The proteins below are encoded in one region of Hordeum vulgare subsp. vulgare chromosome 3H, MorexV3_pseudomolecules_assembly, whole genome shotgun sequence:
- the LOC123439169 gene encoding xyloglucan galactosyltransferase KATAMARI1 homolog: MKPFSRSLQRDLDAAADDDDDVKQYSADDGSGKQSSERGARRPSRLFFLALLYVVFWALVFYHHFSTSVQQSVGAAPTVLQLKPAAFFSVPRFFRRDPCAGRYVYMYDLPPRFNADLVRECRRISGSTDVCKDVANDGFGPSITGGGEAGSLPERGAYDTDQYMLGLIFHARMRRHECLTADPAAAAVVYVPFYAGLDSAMHLGSKDLAARDALSRDVVDWLAQRPEWRAMGGRDHLLVSGRGTWDFIVRPDAVGWGNALMSFPAILNATFLTTEASPWHGNDFAVPFPSHFHPSSNAEVVAWQDRMWRTNRPFLWGFAGGPRGGSQRTVRAQIIEQCGRSSRCALLGVPAPGQYAPGRAMRLLESAEFCVQPRGDGYTRKSTFDTILAGCIPVFFHPISAYLQYMWHLPRDHRSYSVFIPHGDVVERNASIEEVLGRIPAAKVARMRERVIRLIPTVLYRDPAAEGVAFKDAFDVALERVIDRVAKRRRAAAEGREYVDSFDGKYSWKYDLLQDREKMFAPHEFDPYINT, encoded by the coding sequence ATGAAGCCCTTCTCGCGGAGCCTCCAGCGAGATCTCGACGCCGcggccgacgacgacgacgatgttaAGCAGTACTCCGCCGACGACGGCAGCGGCAAGCAGAGCTCCGAGAGGGGCGCACGGCGGCCGTCccggctcttcttcctcgcgctCCTCTACGTCGTCTTCTGGGCGCTGGTGTTCTACCACCACTTCTCCACCAGCGTGCAGCAATCGGTCGGCGCAGCGCCCACCGTGCTCCAGCTCAAGCCGGCGGCCTTCTTCTCGGTGCCCCGCTTCTTCCGCCGCGACCCGTGCGCCGGCCGGTACGTGTACATGTACGACCTGCCGCCGCGGTTCAACGCCGACCTCGTCCGCGAGTGCCGCCGGATCTCGGGTTCCACCGACGTGTGCAAGGACGTGGCCAACGACGGGTTCGGCCCGTCCAtcaccggcggcggcgaggccGGGTCGCTGCCGGAGCGGGGCGCCTACGACACCGACCAGTACATGCTCGGCCTCATCTTCCACGCCCGGATGCGGCGGCACGAGTGCCTCACGGCCGACCCCGCCGCGGCCGCCGTGGTGTACGTCCCGTTCTACGCCGGGCTCGACTCGGCGATGCACCTGGGGAGCAAGGACCTCGCCGCGCGGGACGCCCTGTCGCGGGACGTGGTGGACTGGCTGGCGCAGCGGCCGGAGTGGCGCGCCATGGGCGGGCGCGACCACCTGCTGGTGTCCGGGCGGGGCACGTGGGACTTCATCGTCCGGCCCGACGCCGTGGGCTGGGGCAACGCGCTCATGTCCTTCCCGGCGATCCTCAACGCCACGTTCCTGACCACCGAGGCGAGCCCGTGGCACGGCAACGACTTCGCCGTGCCGTTCCCGTCGCACTTCCACCCGTCGTCCAACGCCGAGGTGGTGGCCTGGCAGGACCGCATGTGGCGGACGAACCGCCCGTTCCTCTGGGGATTCGCCGGCGGGCCCCGAGGCGGCAGCCAGCGCACCGTGCGCGCCCAGATCATCGAGCAGTGCGGGCGGTCGAGCCGGTGCGCGCTCCTCGGCGTGCCGGCGCCGGGGCAGTACGCGCCGGGCCGCGCCATGCGGCTGCTGGAGAGCGCCGAGTTCTGCGTGCAGCCGCGGGGCGACGGGTACACGCGCAAGTCCACGTTCGACACCATCCTGGCAGGCTGCATCCCGGTCTTCTTCCACCCCATCTCCGCCTACCTGCAGTACATGTGGCACCTGCCGAGGGACCACCGGAGCTACTCGGTGTTCATCCCGCACGGCGACGTGGTGGAGCGGAACGCGAGCATCGAGGAGGTGCTGGGCAGGATACCGGCGGCGAAGGTGGCGCGGATGCGGGAGCGGGTCATCCGGCTGATCCCCACCGTGCTGTACCGGGATCCGGCGGCCGAGGGGGTGGCGTTCAAGGACGCGTTCGACGTCGCCCTCGAGCGCGTCATCGACCGGGTGGCCAAGCGCCGGCGCGCCGCCGCCGAGGGACGGGAGTACGTGGACAGCTTCGACGGGAAATATAGCTGGAAGTACGACCTGCTACAAGATAGGGAGAAAATGTTTGCCCCGCACGAGTTCGATCCGTATATCAACACGTAA
- the LOC123442410 gene encoding fructose-bisphosphate aldolase 1, chloroplastic-like, whose translation MAMVTAKLSSPATARLGPVRSAQPARRASLVRVRASGGSYADELVSTAKTVASPGRGILAIDESSATCGKRLASIGLDNTEVNRQAYRQLLLTTAGLGEYISGAILFEETLYQSTTDGKTFVDVLKDQNIMPGIKVDKGLVPLPGSNNESWCQGLDGLASRCAEYYKQGARFAKWRTVVSIPCGPTALAVKEAAWGLARYAAIAQDNGLVPIVEPEILLDGDHGIERTLEVAEKVWSEVFFYLAQNNVLFEGILLKPSMVTPGAEHKEKASPEAIAQNTLTMLRRRVPPAVPGIMFLSGGQSELEATMNLNAMNQSANPWHVSFSYARALQNSVLKTWQGQPENIEAAQKALLVRAKANSLAQLGSYTGEGESDEAKKGMFQKGYTY comes from the exons ATGGCGATGGTGACGGCCAAGCTCAGCTCCCCGGCCACCGCCCGGCTCGGCCCCGTCCGGTCCGCGCAGCCCGCCCGCCGCGCCTCGCTCGTCCGCGTCCGCGCCTCCGGCGGCTCCTACGCCGACGAGCTCGTCTCCACCGCG AAAACTGTTGCTTCCCCTGGCCGTGGGATCCTTGCGATCGACGAGTCAAGTGCAACATGTGGAAAGAGATTGGCATCTATTGGTTTGGACAACACGGAAGTTAACCGCCAGGCTTACAGGCAGCTTTTGCTGACCACTGCTGGTCTTGGTGAATATATCTCTGGTGCTATTCTTTTTGAGGAAACTCTCTACCAGTCCACTACAGATGGCAAGACCTTTGTTGACGTCTTGAAGGACCAGAATATCATGCCTGGTATCAAGGTTGACAAG GGTTTGGTTCCATTGCCCGGATCCAACAATGAATCCTGGTGCCAAGGTCTTGATGGTTTGGCCTCAAGGTGTGCTGAGTACTACAAGCAGGGTGCACGCTTTGCGAAGTG GCGGACTGTTGTTAGCATCCCTTGTGGTCCTACTGCATTAGCTGTCAAGGAAGCGGCATGGGGACTTGCTCGCTATGCTGCTATTGCTCAG GACAATGGTTTAGTGCCAATTGTGGAGCCAGAGATCCTTCTTGATGGTGACCATGGCATCGAGAGAACTCTCGAGGTAGCAGAGAAGGTGTGGTCCGAGGTGTTCTTCTACCTGGCCCAAAACAATGTTCTGTTTGAGGGCATCCTGCTGAAGCCCAGCATGGTTACCCCTGGTGCTGAGCACAAGGAGAAGGCTTCTCCAGAAGCCATTGCGCAGAACACCCTCACAATGCTGAGGAGGAGAGTACCACCTGCTGTCCCTGGAATCATG TTCCTTTCGGGTGGACAGTCCGAACTGGAGGCGACCATGAACCTGAATGCGATGAACCAGTCCGCCAACCCGTGGCACGTGTCCTTCTCCTATGCCCGGGCCCTACAGAACTCGGTTTTGAAGACGTGGCAGGGGCAGCCCGAGAACATCGAGGCGGCGCAGAAGGCCCTGCTGGTCCGCGCCAAGGCCAACTCGTTGGCGCAGCTCGGCAGCTACACCGGCGAGGGCGAGAGCGACGAGGCCAAGAAGGGCATGTTCCAGAAGGGTTACACCTACTGA